Proteins encoded together in one Kitasatospora albolonga window:
- a CDS encoding arylmalonate decarboxylase, whose protein sequence is MDLFSLPRLGVVVPPENPTAEPEFNHLLGAGMNVYTARFPVTPGAGLRAMLETYNEVLPALLGSFGALRLDAAVVACSASHYLLEPDGDRAFCEELSGRAGFPVYSSTQAILAACEALGATRLTLVSPYEPWLTDTSRAFWERAGLTVDGVVSVPAEEAAAPDGDARYDPYAVTTGTVLRRLRERELPAGTALLFTGTGMGTLAALTELARQEPHRTLLTSNLASAWWARRLVGERDEAHHPLLRRLEGAGV, encoded by the coding sequence ATGGATCTCTTCTCGCTGCCCCGGCTAGGGGTCGTCGTACCGCCGGAAAACCCCACGGCGGAACCCGAGTTCAACCATCTGCTCGGCGCCGGAATGAATGTGTACACCGCCCGGTTCCCGGTCACTCCGGGGGCCGGGCTCAGGGCCATGCTGGAGACGTACAACGAGGTGCTGCCCGCGCTGCTCGGCAGCTTCGGCGCGCTGCGGCTGGACGCCGCCGTGGTCGCGTGCAGCGCCTCGCACTACCTGCTGGAACCGGACGGTGACCGGGCCTTCTGCGAGGAGCTTTCCGGTCGGGCCGGCTTTCCCGTGTACTCCTCCACGCAGGCGATCCTCGCGGCCTGCGAGGCGCTCGGGGCGACCCGGCTGACGCTCGTGTCCCCGTACGAGCCGTGGCTCACCGACACCTCCCGCGCCTTCTGGGAGCGGGCCGGGCTGACGGTCGACGGGGTGGTGTCCGTCCCCGCGGAGGAGGCGGCGGCACCGGACGGGGACGCGCGCTACGACCCGTACGCGGTGACGACCGGGACGGTCCTGCGGCGCCTGCGGGAGCGGGAGCTGCCCGCCGGAACGGCCCTGCTCTTCACGGGTACGGGCATGGGCACGCTCGCCGCCCTCACCGAGCTGGCCCGGCAGGAGCCGCACCGCACGCTGCTGACCTCGAACCTGGCGTCGGCCTGGTGGGCGCGGCGGCTGGTGGGCGAGAGGGACGAGGCACACCACCCGCTGCTGCGGCGGCTGGAGGGGGCGGGGGTGTGA
- a CDS encoding transcriptional regulator translates to MQTFMDETFRAFRRPEQRRWAQAYLWALIHVSGKKTPRRMALAKPLPSAAAHGLHQFINASPWDWNPVRRRLARLVTASAAPHAWTVTELVIPKRGEHSVGVHRYVDTATGRAVNCQRAVGLFLASGHHSYPVDWRLVLGGAWDSDQERRRRARIPGTEGGRTVTDLIVEYAAEAATRYQLPGLPWVLDLTRYEDAAGVLAGLERLGADVVCEVPADLPVLASQHTSAVTTVGALMELRHARQTHVLLRHSADGHVRAVPVHTYAGTVNLPRPGNGTGSGTGISGGPGNGTGDDAGARPYRILERPGLDVRQPCRYWLTTLTDRRVEEILRLARSHSAALSAVTTLRHRFGVLDFEGRSFPGWHHHMTMASAAYVYQRLSGNACRATPPPDRPDPPDPPPRAPAASVTPAAALADAPN, encoded by the coding sequence ATGCAGACGTTCATGGACGAGACGTTCCGGGCCTTCCGGCGCCCGGAGCAGCGTCGTTGGGCCCAGGCGTATCTCTGGGCCCTGATCCATGTATCCGGCAAGAAGACACCGCGCCGCATGGCGCTGGCGAAGCCCTTACCCTCGGCCGCGGCACACGGTCTCCACCAGTTCATCAACGCCAGCCCCTGGGACTGGAATCCGGTACGCCGACGGCTCGCGCGCCTCGTCACCGCGAGCGCGGCACCGCACGCCTGGACCGTCACCGAGCTCGTCATCCCCAAGCGCGGCGAGCACTCGGTGGGCGTGCACCGGTACGTCGATACCGCGACCGGACGCGCCGTCAACTGCCAGCGGGCGGTGGGCCTCTTCCTCGCCTCGGGCCATCACTCCTATCCGGTGGACTGGCGCCTCGTCCTCGGCGGGGCGTGGGACTCCGACCAGGAGCGCAGGCGGCGGGCGCGCATCCCCGGGACCGAGGGCGGGCGTACGGTCACCGACCTGATCGTGGAGTACGCCGCCGAGGCCGCGACGCGGTATCAACTCCCTGGCCTTCCCTGGGTCCTGGACCTCACCCGGTACGAGGACGCGGCGGGTGTCCTCGCGGGCCTGGAGCGGCTCGGGGCCGACGTGGTGTGCGAGGTGCCGGCGGACCTGCCGGTGCTCGCCAGTCAGCACACGTCCGCCGTCACCACCGTGGGCGCGCTCATGGAGCTGCGGCACGCCCGGCAGACCCATGTGCTGCTCCGGCACTCCGCCGACGGCCACGTCCGGGCCGTACCGGTCCACACCTACGCGGGCACGGTGAACCTGCCCCGCCCGGGCAACGGCACCGGGAGCGGCACCGGAATCAGCGGCGGGCCCGGCAACGGCACCGGCGATGACGCGGGCGCACGCCCGTACCGCATCCTGGAACGGCCCGGCCTCGATGTCCGCCAGCCCTGCCGGTACTGGCTCACCACGCTCACCGACCGCCGGGTGGAGGAGATCCTCCGCCTCGCGCGCAGCCACTCCGCGGCCCTCTCGGCCGTGACCACGCTCCGCCACCGGTTCGGCGTCCTCGACTTCGAGGGCCGCTCCTTCCCCGGCTGGCACCACCACATGACCATGGCCTCGGCCGCCTACGTCTACCAGCGCCTGTCCGGCAACGCCTGCCGGGCCACCCCACCACCGGACCGGCCCGACCCACCGGACCCCCCGCCGCGAGCACCGGCCGCATCGGTCACACCGGCCGCGGCGCTCGCCGACGCTCCGAACTGA
- a CDS encoding DNA-binding response regulator, with the protein MGHVRQVLVVEQNTAAAETMVSDLRRQGFTARSVSTGERALRAHGDADLVLFSLELPDIDGLELCRSLRGAGDTALIAVTAADNELERVLVLNAGADDCVVRTWGFREVGARIEAVLRRARPRQVLPTAISLRHLHIDPQLREVRLHDRLVGVTSKEFELLYTLAATPETVVTRKELMARVWGSNWGHTSRTIDTHVSSLRAKLGSSGWIITVRGVGYRMGYAWRMPETSAG; encoded by the coding sequence GTGGGGCACGTGAGACAGGTACTCGTGGTGGAGCAGAACACGGCCGCCGCCGAAACCATGGTGAGCGATCTGCGGCGGCAGGGATTCACCGCCCGCAGCGTCTCCACAGGGGAGCGGGCCCTGCGGGCGCACGGCGACGCGGATCTGGTGCTGTTCTCCCTGGAACTGCCCGATATCGACGGACTGGAATTGTGCCGGTCCCTGCGCGGTGCCGGTGACACGGCCCTGATAGCCGTCACCGCCGCCGACAACGAACTGGAACGGGTGCTCGTCCTGAATGCGGGCGCCGACGACTGTGTGGTGAGAACCTGGGGATTCCGGGAAGTCGGGGCCCGTATCGAGGCGGTCCTGCGCCGCGCCCGGCCCCGGCAGGTCCTTCCCACCGCCATTTCCCTGCGCCATCTCCATATCGATCCGCAGCTGCGGGAAGTACGGCTGCACGACCGGCTCGTCGGCGTCACGTCGAAGGAATTCGAGCTGCTCTACACCCTGGCCGCCACCCCCGAAACGGTCGTGACACGGAAAGAGCTGATGGCCCGGGTCTGGGGAAGCAACTGGGGGCACACCAGCCGCACCATCGACACCCATGTGAGCAGCCTCCGGGCGAAACTCGGCTCCAGCGGCTGGATCATCACGGTCCGGGGCGTCGGCTACCGCATGGGATACGCCTGGCGGATGCCGGAGACGTCCGCCGGGTGA
- a CDS encoding isopropylmalate synthase, which translates to MTAEGPEKLERPPRISDATLRDSAHMAGVEFGPQDAAAIADLLVRTGVELVEVGMVSGPDSKDADLVLATHEAVGPERSMTLLVVRDRRQVARALDEAERLGVRHIMYSIPTSEQHAQLKLDSASPKFLQALARSAIQQAKERGFHVTFSGEDGARTPKERLVPYVEAGFAAGADRFRLAETVAYLSPWQMQEVIADLTAIDGSEIEIHSHNMLGLAVANSLAAVRAGAQWISATVGGIGERGGNAPLAELLTALRVIHGDTRFDLTHLTELSRIALSGAGLGDAFQSGPTTPHAFAYELPGQLSHPHAYETLPAELVGNRRELRVRSRLTTALVRWALDDAGPAVDVDAFTAWLAERQERDGRPLLDRDTIREAAADFRPVPA; encoded by the coding sequence ATGACAGCAGAAGGCCCCGAGAAACTGGAGAGACCGCCCCGGATATCGGACGCGACGCTCCGGGACTCCGCGCACATGGCGGGCGTCGAATTCGGCCCGCAGGACGCCGCCGCCATCGCGGACCTGCTGGTGCGCACGGGCGTCGAGCTCGTCGAGGTGGGCATGGTCTCCGGCCCGGACTCCAAGGACGCCGACCTCGTCCTCGCCACCCACGAGGCCGTCGGCCCCGAGCGCAGCATGACGCTCCTCGTCGTGCGCGACCGCCGTCAGGTCGCCCGCGCGCTGGACGAGGCCGAGCGGCTGGGCGTGCGCCACATCATGTACTCGATCCCCACCTCCGAGCAGCACGCCCAGCTGAAGCTGGACTCGGCGAGCCCCAAGTTCCTCCAGGCGCTGGCCCGTTCGGCTATCCAGCAGGCGAAGGAGCGCGGCTTCCACGTCACGTTCAGCGGTGAGGACGGCGCCCGTACGCCCAAGGAGCGGCTCGTCCCCTATGTGGAGGCGGGGTTCGCGGCGGGGGCCGACCGGTTCCGGCTCGCGGAGACGGTCGCGTACCTCTCGCCCTGGCAGATGCAGGAGGTGATCGCGGACCTCACCGCGATCGACGGCTCCGAGATCGAGATCCACTCGCACAACATGCTGGGCCTGGCCGTCGCCAACTCCCTGGCCGCCGTGCGGGCGGGCGCCCAGTGGATCTCCGCGACCGTCGGCGGCATCGGTGAGCGCGGCGGCAACGCCCCGCTGGCCGAGCTGCTCACCGCGCTGCGCGTCATCCACGGCGACACCCGCTTCGACCTCACGCACCTCACCGAGCTCTCCCGGATCGCCCTGAGCGGTGCCGGTCTCGGGGACGCCTTCCAGTCCGGGCCGACCACCCCGCACGCCTTCGCCTACGAGCTGCCGGGCCAGCTGAGCCACCCGCACGCGTACGAGACACTCCCCGCCGAACTCGTCGGCAACCGGCGCGAGTTGCGCGTCCGCAGCCGCCTCACCACCGCCCTGGTCCGCTGGGCCCTGGACGATGCGGGGCCGGCCGTCGACGTGGACGCCTTCACCGCGTGGCTGGCCGAGCGGCAGGAGCGGGACGGCCGCCCGCTGCTGGACCGGGACACGATCCGCGAGGCCGCCGCCGACTTCCGCCCCGTACCGGCGTAA
- a CDS encoding lysine biosynthesis protein LysW produces the protein MSTATTLTGVCPECETDLTVPPVTLGETLSCPECILTLRVEAVEDGRLTLEMVEVQLRDWGQ, from the coding sequence ATGTCCACCGCCACCACCCTGACCGGCGTATGCCCCGAGTGCGAGACCGACCTGACCGTCCCCCCGGTCACCCTGGGCGAGACCCTCTCCTGCCCCGAGTGCATCCTGACCCTCCGCGTCGAGGCCGTCGAGGACGGCCGGCTGACGCTGGAGATGGTCGAGGTGCAGCTGCGCGACTGGGGCCAGTGA
- a CDS encoding MFS transporter — protein MSTAPDTAPAAAAPDPKGGGEEQQKLPLFALLALATAVFITSLTETLPAGLLPSMSQDLGVSQSATGQTVTVYAIGTALTAIPLTAATAGWRRKKLLLTAMGGFALANTVTAVSSVYELTMVARFVAGVAAGLAWALLAGYARRLAPVHLQGKAMAVAMAGIPVALSLGVPAGTFLGDWLGWRVAFLSMTVLTVVLLVWISVGVPDFPGQQRGERPKLLRTLTIPGVSPVLFVTLVFVLAHTILYAYIATYLKDLGLDGHTGLILLVFGGASLASIWIVGAQINRRLRGLTVGGALLVAVASLLLAVLSDTTALVYVAAVLWGLGWGGVPTLLQTAVGDAGGASADSAQAMLVTLWNVAMAGGGIVGGILLDTLGSGSFPWAVVLLLLPVIAVVLYARRAGFPAQRPVAAPAGDADPTA, from the coding sequence ATGAGCACCGCACCCGACACGGCGCCCGCCGCCGCGGCACCGGACCCGAAGGGCGGAGGCGAGGAGCAGCAGAAGCTGCCGCTGTTCGCCCTGCTCGCCCTCGCCACCGCCGTCTTCATCACCAGCCTCACCGAGACCCTCCCCGCCGGTCTGCTGCCCTCGATGAGCCAGGACCTGGGGGTGAGCCAGTCCGCGACCGGCCAGACCGTCACGGTCTACGCGATCGGCACCGCCCTGACCGCGATCCCGCTCACCGCCGCCACCGCGGGCTGGCGGCGCAAGAAGCTGCTGCTCACGGCCATGGGCGGGTTCGCCCTCGCCAACACCGTGACGGCCGTGTCGTCCGTCTACGAGCTGACGATGGTGGCCCGGTTCGTCGCCGGGGTCGCGGCCGGTCTCGCCTGGGCCCTGCTCGCCGGGTACGCCCGCCGCCTGGCCCCCGTCCACCTCCAGGGCAAGGCGATGGCCGTCGCCATGGCCGGTATCCCCGTCGCGCTCTCCCTCGGCGTGCCCGCCGGTACGTTCCTCGGCGACTGGCTCGGCTGGCGCGTGGCGTTCCTGTCGATGACGGTGCTCACCGTCGTACTCCTGGTGTGGATCTCCGTCGGTGTACCGGACTTCCCCGGCCAGCAGCGCGGCGAGCGGCCGAAGCTGCTGCGCACCCTGACCATCCCCGGGGTCTCCCCGGTCCTGTTCGTCACGCTGGTCTTCGTGCTGGCGCACACCATCCTGTACGCGTACATCGCCACGTACCTCAAGGACCTCGGCCTGGACGGCCACACCGGTCTGATCCTGCTGGTCTTCGGCGGCGCCTCGCTGGCGAGCATCTGGATCGTCGGCGCGCAGATCAACCGCCGGCTGCGCGGTCTCACCGTCGGCGGCGCGCTGCTGGTCGCCGTCGCCTCGCTGCTCCTGGCCGTCCTCTCCGACACCACCGCCCTCGTCTATGTCGCCGCCGTCCTGTGGGGACTGGGCTGGGGCGGTGTGCCGACCCTGCTCCAGACCGCCGTCGGGGACGCGGGCGGCGCGTCCGCCGACTCGGCGCAGGCGATGCTCGTGACGCTCTGGAACGTCGCGATGGCGGGCGGCGGCATCGTCGGCGGCATCCTGCTCGACACCCTCGGCAGCGGGTCCTTCCCCTGGGCGGTCGTGCTGCTCCTGCTGCCGGTGATCGCGGTGGTCCTGTACGCCCGCCGGGCGGGCTTCCCCGCCCAGCGCCCGGTGGCCGCCCCTGCGGGAGACGCGGACCCGACGGCCTGA